In the Oryza glaberrima chromosome 6, OglaRS2, whole genome shotgun sequence genome, one interval contains:
- the LOC127777450 gene encoding pollen allergen Lol p 2-A-like, translating into MASLSSFWLAVAMAALLVVGSCATEVTFKVGEGSSGKSLELVTNVAISEVEIKEKGGKDWVALKESSTNTWSLKSEAALKGPFSVRFLVKNGGYRVVDDVIPESFTAGSEYKSGINV; encoded by the coding sequence ATGGCCTCGTTGTCCTCCTTCTGGCTCGCCGTGGCAATGGCGGCATTGTTGGTCGTCGGCTCATGCGCCACTGAGGTCACCTTCAAGGTCGGTGAGGGCTCTAGCGGAAAAAGTCTAGAGCTCGTCACCAACGTCGCCATCTCTGAGGTGGAGATCAAGGAGAAGGGCGGCAAGGACTGGGTGGCGCTCAAGGAGTCGTCGACTAACACCTGGTCGCTCAAGAGTGAGGCGGCGCTCAAGGGCCCCTTTTCCGTCCGCTTCCTTGTCAAGAACGGCGGCTACCGTGTCGTCGACGACGTCATCCCCGAAAGCTTTACGGCCGGCTCTGAATACAAGAGTGGTATCAAcgtctaa
- the LOC127775955 gene encoding uncharacterized protein LOC127775955 translates to MLAKLRPLMATAAAAAAKPAPALSFSTAAAEGDEHAHYNHTDACHHLRWTAKESYEYMYARPWSRVVDFYAELVRTGAGAAGLADLFGKDENGYSLDTNGEDYTAPSENQTSTKSSKDRGGRWERVTFKIVLSYHGGSFDGWQKQPGLNTVQGLVEKHLGQFVDEKKAKQLEARSLPLEGCAVVAGRTDKGVTALQQVCSFYTWRKDVKSSDIKDAINKAAPDKLRPLHVSQVSREFHPNFAAKWRRYLYIFPLDEDVKLISGEEQSAKTVEGPECNIKPQSFDVGKVDKIIRQLEGKSLSYKMFARDTQASRSVGPPTECFMFHSRAAVAKLHTADENCEEGTTRAICIELVANRFLRKMVRVLVATAIREAAAGAEEDALLNLMEATCRRATAPPAPPDGLCLVDVGYEDFNRQRCFIVD, encoded by the exons ATGCTCGCGAAGCTCCGGCCCctcatggcgacggcggcggcggcggcggcgaagccagCTCCGGCTTTGTCGTtttccacggcggcggcggagggagacgAACACGCGCACTACAACCACACCGACGCGTGCCACCACCTCCGGTGGACAGCCAA GGAGAGCTACGAGTACATGTACGCGCGGCCGTGGAGCAGGGTGGTCGACTTCTACGCCGAGCTCGTGCGCACCGGCGCCGGGGCAGCGGGGCTCGCCGATTTGTTTGGGAAGGATGAG AATGGTTACAGCCTTGATACGAATGGAGAAGATTACACAGCACCATCAGAAAATCAAACATCAACTAAATCATCCAAAGATCGAGGAGGACGATGGGAAAGAGTAACCTTCAAGATTGTCCTTTCATATCATGGGGGGTCATTTGATGGTTGGCAGAAGCAGCCTGGCCTCAACACTGTTCAAGG GTTAGTAGAAAAACATCTTGGCCAGTTTGTTGACGAGAAGAAAGCTAAACAGCTTGAAGCAAGATCATTGCCATTAGAAGGCTGTGCTGTTGTTGCTGGGCGCACAGACAAAGGGGTGACTGCCCTTCAGCAAGTTTGCTCATTTT ATACATGGAGGAAGGATGTAAAGTCTAGTGATATAAAGGATGCAATAAACAAGGCTGCACCTGATAAACTAAGACCTTTGCATGTGTCACag GTCTCACGTGAATTTCACCCTAATTTTGCAGCCAAATGGAGGAGATACCTGTATATATTTCCTCTTGACGAGGATGTAAAACTAATCTCAGGGGAAGAACAGTCCGCTAAAACAGTAGAGGGTCCTGAGTGCAACATAAAACCTCAAAGCTTTGATGTGGGTAAGGTTGACAAAATCATTAGACAACTGGAAGGAAAATCACTATCTTACAAGATGTTTGCACGTGATACACAAGCTTCACGAAGTGT TGGTCCACCTACAGAGTGTTTCATGTTCCATTCTCGAGCTGCAGTGGCCAAACTACACACTGCTGATGAG AATTGTGAAGAAGGCACCACCAGGGCCATATGCATTGAGCTAGTCGCAAACAGGTTTCTGCGCAAG ATGGTTAGGGTTCTTGTTGCGACCGCCATAAGGGAGGCAGCTGCTGGTGCTGAAGAAGATGCTTTGCTGAACCTGATGGAAGCCACTTGCAGGCGAGCTACTGCTCCCCCAGCGCCTCCAGATGGGCTCTGTCTTGTTGATGTTGGATACGAGGATTTCAATAGACAAAGGTGTTTCATTGTTGATTAA
- the LOC127776058 gene encoding pollen receptor-like kinase 5 → MAGVAAVRLLLLQAAAALALAATAAAAGGPEAATLLAFRGALRGPHGAPPEPLSQWATTPGPCAGAGTGVSLWYGVTCHQRTGQVRGLRLEYLGLQGPAPDMAPLAALRGLRALSIANNNLTGPFPDVSMLPALKMLYMSRNKLAGGIPPAAFAHMRGLRKLFLSDNAFTGPIPTSITSPKLLVLQLSKNRFDGPLPDFNQKELRLVDVSDNNLSGPIPPGLRRFDAKSFQGNKNLCGPPVGAPCPEVPILASPSPSPPSSSWWSPRSLKILMIIALVVVVVGALLAFAGALTAMLARRREATTETQGGGVGGAAANADAARMKATPNPAVTVAHGGGGGGGEQQPHVTVSAVPAKRGGRRDDHGRLVFIQEGRERFELEDLLRASAEVLGSGNFGASYKATLVEGQSMVVKRFKEMNGVGRQDFNEHMRRLGRLVHPNLLPVVAYLYKKDEKLFVTEYMVNGSLAHLLHGGSSMAALDWPRRLKIIKGVTRGLAHLYDELPMLTVPHGHLKSSNVLLDAAFEPILSDYALVPVMTPRHAAQVMVAYKSPECGETGRPSKKSDVWSLGILILEVLTGKFPANYHRQGRTGTDLAGWVHSVVREEWTGEVFDQEMRGARGGEGEMVKLLKVGLGCCESDVDKRWDLRDALARIEELRERDAGAGADDSSATSSVASGGGGGEASRSHSS, encoded by the exons atggccggcgtcgccgccgtgcgcctcctcctcctgcaggccgcggcggcgctcgccctcgccgcgacggcggcggccgccgggggGCCGGAGGCCGCCACGCTGCTGGCGTTCCGGGGGGCGCTGCGGGGGCCGCACGGCGCACCGCCGGAGCCGCTCAGCCAGTGGGCCACCACCCCCGGCccctgcgccggcgccggcaccggcgtgTCGCTGTGGTACGGCGTGACGTGCCACCAGCGGACGGGGCAGGTGCGCGGCCTCCGCCTCGAGTACCTCGGCCTCCAGGGCCCCGCCCCGGACatggcgccgctcgccgcgctccgggGGCTCCGCGCCCTCAGCATCGCCAACAACAACCTCACGGGGCCGTTCCCCGACGTGTCCATGCTCCCGGCGCTCAAGATGCTGTACATGTCGCGGaacaagctcgccggcggcatccCGCCCGCCGCGTTCGCGCACATGAGGGGCCTCCGCAAGCTCTTCCTCTCCGACAACGCGTTCACCGGCCCGATCCCGACCTCCATCACCTCGCCCAAGCTGCTCGTCCTGCAGCTCTCCAAGAACCGCTTCGACGGCCCCCTGCCGGACTTCAACCAGAAGGAGCTGCGCCTCGTCGACGTCTCCGACAACAACCTCTCCGGCCCCATCCCGCCGGGCCTCCGGCGGTTCGATGCCAAATCGTTCCAAG GAAACAAAAATCTCTGCGGCCCGCCGGTCGGCGCCCCGTGCCCCGAAGTGCCAATCCTCGCGTCAccttcgccatcgccgccgtcatcgtcgtggTGGTCGCCGCGCAGCTTGAAGATCCTCATGATCATCGCCCtcgtggtggtcgtcgtcggcgcgctcCTGGCATTCGCCGGCGCGTTGACGGCGatgctcgcccgccgccgcgaggccacCACCGAAAcccagggcggcggcgtcggcggcgccgccgccaacgccgacgccgccaggATGAAGGCCACGCCCAATCCGGCCGTCACCGTcgcacacggcggcggcggcggtggcggcgagcagcagccgcACGTGACGGTGTCGGCCGTGCCGGCGaagcgcggcgggcggcgggacgACCACGGGCGGCTGGTGTTCATccaggaggggagggagaggttCGAGCTGGAGGACCTGCTCCGGGCGTCGGCGGAGGTGCTCGGCAGCGGCAACTTCGGCGCGTCGTACAAGGCGACGCTGGTGGAAGGCCAGTCCATGGTGGTGAAGCGGTTCAAGGAGATGAACGGCGTCGGGAGGCAGGACTTCAACGAGCACATGCGGCGGCtcggccgcctcgtccaccccaacctcctccccgtcgtcgcCTACCTCTACAAGAAGGACGAGAAGCTGTTCGTCACCGAGTACATGGTCAATGGCAGCTTGGCTCACCTCCTCCATGGAG GGTCGAGCATGGCGGCGCTGGACTGGCCGCGGCGGCTCAAGATCATCAAGGGCGTGACGCGCGGGCTGGCGCACCTGTACGACGAGCTGCCGATGCTCACCGTGCCGCACGGACACCTCAAGTCGTCGAACGTCCTCCTCGACGCTGCGTTCGAGCCCATCCTCAGCGACTACGCCCTCGTCCCCGTCatgacgccgcgccacgccgcgcag GTGATGGTGGCGTACAAGTCGCCGGAGTGCGGGGAGACGGGGAGGCCGAGCAAGAAGAGCGACGTGTGGAGCCTGGGGATCCTGATACTGGAGGTGCTCACCGGCAAGTTCCCGGCGAACTACCACCGGCAGGGGCGGACGGGGACGGACCTAGCGGGGTGGGTGCACTCGGTGGTGCGGGAGGAGTGGACCGGCGAGGTGTTCGACCAGGAGatgcgcggcgcgcgcggcggcgagggcgagatGGTGAAGCTGCTCAAGGTCGGCCTCGGCTGCTGCGAGAGCGACGTGGACAAGCGATGGGACCTCAGGGATGCCCTCGCCCGCATCGAGGAGCTCCGGGAacgcgacgccggcgccggcgccgacgacagcAGCGCCACCTCGTCcgtggccagcggcggcggcggcggcgaggcgtcgcGCTCCCACTCCTCGTAG
- the LOC127777537 gene encoding pollen allergen Phl p 2-like produces the protein MASLSSFRLAVAVAALLVVGSCATEVTFKVGEGSSGKSLELVTNVAISEVEIKEKGGKDWVALKESSTNTWSLKSEAALKGPFSIRFLVKNGGYRVVDDVIPESFTAGSEYKSGINI, from the coding sequence ATGGCCTCGTTGTCCTCCTTCCGGCTCGCCGTGGCAGTGGCGGCATTGTTGGTCGTTGGCTCATGCGCCACTGAGGTCACCTTCAAGGTCGGTGAGGGCTCTAGCGGAAAAAGTCTAGAGCTCGTCACCAACGTCGCCATCTCTGAGGTGGAGATCAAGGAGAAGGGCGGCAAGGACTGGGTGGCGCTCAAGGAGTCGTCGACTAACACCTGGTCGCTCAAGAGTGAGGCGGCACTCAAGGGCCCCTTCTCCATCCGCTTCCTTGTCAAGAACGGCGGCTACCGTGTCGTCGATGATGTCATCCCCGAAAGCTTTACGGCCGGCTCTGAATATAAGAGTGGCATCAACATCTAA
- the LOC127777047 gene encoding pollen allergen Lol p 2-A-like gives MDRMEAKPALRGAKLSFISYEVTFKVGEASSGKSLELVTNVAISKVEIKEKGSKDWVALKESSTNTWTIKSCPPSGSCATELAFKVGEGSSDTRLITNVTISEVEVKEKGGKYWVGLKESSTNTWTLKSEALLKGPFSARFLVKNGSYHVIDNVIPESFTAGTEYKNGINL, from the exons ATGGATAGAATGGAAgcgaagccagctttgagaggTGCTAAGTTAAGCTTCATATCATATGAGGTCACCTTCAAGGTCGGTGAGGCCTCTAGCGGAAAAAGTCTGGAGCTCGTCACCAACGTCGCCATTTCTAAGGTGGAGATCAAGGAGAAGGGTAGCAAGGACTGGGTGGCGCTCAAGGAGTCGTCAACTAACACATGGACAATCAAAA GTTGTCCTCCTTCCGGCTCATGCGCCACTGAGCTTGCCTTCAAGGTCGGTGAGGGCTCTAGCGACACTAGGCTCATCACCAATGTCACCATCTCTGAGGTGGAGGTCAAGGAGAAGGGTGGCAAGTACTGGGTGGGGCTCAAGGAGTCGTCGACTAACACCTGGACGCTAAAAAGTGAGGCACTGCTCAAGGGCCCTTTCTCCGCCCGCTTCCTTGTCAAGAACGGCAGCTACCATGTCATCGACAACGTCATCCCTGAAAGCTTTACAGCTGGCACTGAATACAAGAATGGCATCAACCTCTAA
- the LOC127775953 gene encoding probable serine/threonine-protein kinase PBL17, translating into MGGCFSLEEHRLQGKTEAGGPDGLRKCKSDSKATASVLAPPKDVEDLQIEGYGNVNIFTYNELRAATKNFRPDQILGEGGFGVVYKGVIDENVRAGFPSTQVAVKELNPEGFQGDKEWLAEVNYLGQLSHPNLVELIGYCCEGSHRLLVYEYMACGSLEKHLFRRVCLNMPWSTRMKIALGAARGLEYLHGAERSIIYRDFKTSNILLDADYNAKLSDFGLARTGPSGDQTHVSTRVMGTYGYAAPEYVMTGHLTARSDVYGFGVVLLEMIIGRRAVDKSRPSREHNLVEWARPLLVHNRKLFRIIDPRMEGQYSTKAAIEVAGLAYRCLSQNPKGRPTMSQVVETFEAVQNMPECQDILLQNCMTGAVTLYEVAKDPTESVEPEKIKQEQPAAKTVTVAPAPVNGKPVPQSRRTRPGNGRSKSEPSLECKLYIPSPDSDGQQPGLEALSSPSRDGSIKDPPDEDLYKI; encoded by the exons ATGGGCGGATGCTTCTCGCTGGAGGAGCACCGGCTCCAGGGCAAGACAG AAGCTGGTGGGCCAGATGGGTTAAGGAAATGCAAATCTGATTCTAAAGCTACAGCAAGTGTCCTTGCCCCTCCAAAAGATGTGGAGGACCTGCAAATCGAAGGATACGGAAATGTTAATATTTTCACATATAATGAACTAAGAGCAGCCACAAAAAACTTCCGGCCTGACCAAATTCTTGGAGAGGGTGGGTTTGGTGTTGTTTACAAAGGTGTAATTGATGAAAATGTTAGAGCGGGCTTTCCATCCACACAAGTTGCTGTGAAAGAATTAAACCCAGAGGGATTTCAGGGTGACAAGGAATGGTTG GCAGAAGTCAACTACCTTGGGCAACTTAGCCATCCAAATCTAGTCGAACTGATTGGGTATTGCTGTGAAGGCTCTCATAGACTGCTTGTTTACGAGTACATGGCTTGCGGCAGCCTTGAAAAGCATCTTTTTCGCC GGGTTTGCCTTAATATGCCATGGTCTACTCGAATGAAGATTGCTCTAGGTGCTGCAAGGGGGCTGGAATATCTTCACGGAGCTGAGAGATCAATTATATATCGAGATTTCAAAACATCAAACATCTTGTTAGATGCG GATTATAATGCCAAGCTGTCAGACTTTGGCCTAGCACGAACTGGACCTAGTGGAGACCAAACCCATGTATCAACTCGGGTCATGGGTACTTATGGCTATGCAGCTCCTGAATATGTCATGACAG GCCATCTGACAGCACGAAGTGATGTCTATGGCTTTGGTGTCGTCCTTCTCGAGATGATCATAGGCAGGAGGGCTGTGGACAAGAGCCGGCCTAGCCGTGAGCACAACCTAGTTGAGTGGGCACGTCCCCTCCTCGTGCACAATCGGAAGCTGTTCAGGATTATCGATCCAAGAATGGAAGGGCAGTACTCCACCAAGGCTGCCATTGAGGTGGCAGGCCTTGCGTACCGATGCTTGAGCCAGAATCCCAAAGGACGACCCACCATGAGCCAGGTTGTTGAGACCTTTGAGGCTGTGCAAAACATGCCTGAATGCCAAGACATTCTCTTGCAGAACTGCATGACGGGTGCAGTGACACTCTACGAGGTTGCAAAGGACCCTACGGAGAGCGTCGAGCCGGAGAAGATAAAACAAGAACAACCAGCAGCAAAAACGGTCACCGTGGCACCGGCACCGGTAAATGGAAAACCCGTGCCTCAGAGCAGGAGAACACGGCCAGGGAATGGCCGGAGCAAGAGCGAACCGTCTTTGGAATGCAAGCTGTACATCCCATCTCCAGACTCTGATGGCCAGCAGCCAGGCCTGGAGGCATTGTCATCCCCTTCCAGAGATGGAAGCATAAAGGATCCACCGGACGAGGATTTGTACAAGATATAA
- the LOC127777479 gene encoding pollen allergen Lol p 2-A-like has protein sequence MASLSSFRLAVAMAALLVVGSCATEVTFKVGEGSSGKSLELVTNVAISEVEIKEKGGKDWVALKESSTNTWLLKSEATLKGPFSVRFLVKNGGYRVVDDVIPESFTAGTEYKSGINI, from the coding sequence ATGGCCTCGTTGTCCTCCTTCCGGCTCGCCGTGGCAATGGCGGCATTGTTGGTCGTCGGCTCATGCGCCACTGAGGTCACCTTCAAGGTCGGTGAGGGCTCTAGCGGAAAAAGTCTAGAGCTCGTCACCAACGTCGCCATCTCTGAGGTGGAGATCAAGGAGAAGGGCGGCAAGGACTGGGTGGCGCTCAAGGAGTCGTCGACTAACACCTGGTTGCTCAAGAGTGAGGCGACGCTCAAGGGCCCCTTCTCCGTCCGCTTCCTTGTCAAGAACGGCGGCTACCGTGTCGTCGATGATGTCATCCCCGAAAGCTTTACGGCCGGCACTGAATACAAGAGTGGCATCAACATTTAA